One stretch of Pseudoalteromonas shioyasakiensis DNA includes these proteins:
- a CDS encoding BLUF domain-containing protein has protein sequence MYLVRLIYTSEISDGFGPNDIENILEKAKQNNAKCNVTGLLCFNSSHFMQCLEGSRKAVNETYHRILNDKRHRNIIMLNYCEIYEREFENWSMGYIPYTKQVSPINLKYSGTSEFNPLAMSAGSAHKLMLALRDSLLKHTM, from the coding sequence ATGTATTTAGTTAGACTGATTTACACAAGTGAAATTAGCGATGGATTTGGACCTAATGACATCGAAAATATTCTAGAGAAAGCTAAACAGAATAATGCTAAATGTAATGTAACAGGGCTACTTTGTTTTAATAGTTCTCATTTTATGCAATGCCTCGAAGGGTCACGAAAAGCAGTGAATGAGACTTATCATCGTATTCTTAATGACAAGCGTCATCGTAATATTATCATGCTGAATTATTGTGAAATTTATGAAAGGGAATTTGAAAATTGGTCTATGGGTTATATTCCTTACACTAAACAAGTAAGCCCTATTAATCTTAAATATTCAGGGACCAGCGAATTTAACCCATTAGCCATGTCTGCAGGAAGCGCGCATAAACTTATGCTAGCTTTACGTGACTCATTGCTCAAACATACGATGTAA